CCATTTCCGAGGGATTGCACGACAGAAAACTGGCGAACGGTTCCGTTGGTTTCTACCCGAAACCGGACGCGTACCGTTCCGGAAATTCCTTTTTCTTTGGCTTCAGGCGGTAACTGCCGGTTTTTTGTCAGGTATTCCTCAAAACCAGCCGGGGCGCGGGGGGCAACGATTTTTGCCGGATTGGCTCCAAATGCACGGTTAGACCGCACCTGCTCCTTCTGAACGCCATAACCCACAATCACTACTTCCGACAGGACCGCCGTATCGGGCTGTAAGCGAACAACGCTGGAGGGTGGCAGATCGTCAACGCGGATTGTTTTCATTTGGTAGCCGATAAAACTAATCTGTAACGAGTCGTCTTTCGGCCGTTGAGTGAGCCTGAAACGCCCGGCCGTGTCAGTAATGGTGGCACGCTGAGAATTTTTAAACAGCACAACCACTCCCGGCAGGGGTAAATTATCGTCCCCAACCACGAAACCACTGACAGCGGGCTGTTGAATGGAATCGACGGCGGATTCGGTTATTTTCCGGGATAGAGCGGGAACGGAAGCGGGGCCCGTTATCGCCACCGGTTCCTGGACATGACCCAATTTACCAGAATTAGCCAGCCAATCCTGTCGCGGCATCGGCAGGCTATCCCTGGGAGAAGCAGCTTCACGGGCTAACGTCGGGCGTTTCGTTTGAAGGCTCGCGGGGGGTAACGGGGCTGGCCGACGGCTTGGGCGCTGATCGGCCGGGGCAACGGCCTTTTCCAGCGCGGGTGGCTGTCGGAACACCTCAACGGCTTGTTCTTCTTCAGGAGTCTCCGGTAACCACAGGAATAAACCAATGCCCATCACCAGCGCAATCGAGGCCGCCAGAGCAGAAATCCAGCGGGGCAACCGACGGGTTTTGTCGTCTTCAATTCGTTTCTGTAACCGCTGGCGTAATTCATTCGATACCCGAGTCAAATCGCTTGTTTCCTGCTCAGCGGTCTCCATCCCTTCCAACGCTTCGGCATACAGCGGGTTTTCGAGCAGCAGCCGTTCCACCCGGTGCCGTTCGGCAGCGGAAAGAACCCCGGCCCGGTAGTTGCGCAGGTCGTCGGGGGACAAATGGTCGTTATGGGGTTGGTTGTCAGTCATGGCGTTTGTCCATGCAGATTTTCAGGTTTCGTCGGCCATTTTGAAGATGGCTTTTTATGTTTTTCAACTCATAGCCCGTTAATTCGGCGATGTCGGCGTAAGTTTTCTGATTCAGGTAAAACAGGGTGATGCTGGTGCGTTGTTCCTCCGACAGCGTTTGCAAACAGCCATCCAGGTGGGTGAGCTTCGTTTCCAGCTCCAGGCCGTCGGATTCCGGCCAACTGGTCAGGGGCATGGGCAGTGTTTCCGCTTCAGCCTCTTCGTTAACTCCACCAGCTATCATTTTCCGCTGCCGCAGGTGCATCAGACAGTGGTTGCGGGCGGTTGAGTGTAGCCAGCTTTTGAAGTTCTGAATTTCGTATTTCCGCAAATCCGTGATCAACTGCTCGAACAAGTGCATGACGGCATCTTTGCTCTCTTCTTCATCCCGCAAGTAGTTGAAACAAACCGCATACACCAGTTCCATATACCGTTCATACAACGCACCGAGCACGTTCAGGTCGCCCGTAGTCTTATAGGCCGACAGGTATTCGGCATCAGTGACGGGTATCGGTTTACGGAATCGTTTAAAAAACATACAATCAGGGCGGCTTTGCGAACTTACAAAGAAATAGTCCGGGGGCCGTGTGGAATTCAAACCGGGTTTGCATCCATAAGAGAAAAAAGCCACGCTAATTCCATACGACCATGCGCACTATTTTTTCCATCCTGATGCTCGGGCTGCTCTTTGTGTCGACCACCCGATCTACCCGCACCCTTACCGGCCAGGTGACGGACTCCGTGACGAACGAACGGCTACCGGGTGTTACGATAACCCTGAAAGGCACCCAGATTCGCACCATCACTCAAGCCGATGGGCGCTACACGCTGACGATTCCCGCCGGACCGCAAATCCTGCTGTTTCAGTACATTGGCTACCTGAACCATGAAGTAAAAATTGATACGCAAACTGTAGCCAACGCCCAGTTGAACCAGGATTTGAGGGCCTTGAACGAAGTCATTACACTGGGTTACGGGAAGCCGGTTAGGCACCAGGAGCTGGGGGCCGTCGGGCGAATTCTCGGTTCGCATTCAACGTTGATTGCCGTTCCCAGAGTCAACACCGAAGATTACAGCGCCGTTACGGAGCCTGGCTTTCAAAGCGTTCGCAATCAGGCCGTCACCACCTTTTCGGTCGATGTGGACCGGGCGGCATACGGTAATATTCGACGGTTTTTGAATGGCGGAAACCTGCCGCCTAAAGACGCCGTTCGCATTGAGGAGATGGTGAATTACTTTGAGTACGATGATCCGCAGCCCAAGGGCAACGACCCCGTAGCCGTCAAGACCGAACTTTCGGAATCGCCCTGGAACCCGGGTTTGCAGCTCCTGCGCATCGGTTTGCAGGCCAAAACCATCCCGACTGGCAGTTTGCCCGCGTCGAATCTGGTGTTTTTAATTGACGTGTCGGGGTCGATGGAAAGCGAAAACAAACTACCGCTTGTCAAATCAGCCCTCAATTTGCTGGTCGACCAGCTCCGTCC
This Larkinella insperata DNA region includes the following protein-coding sequences:
- a CDS encoding TonB family protein, with amino-acid sequence MTDNQPHNDHLSPDDLRNYRAGVLSAAERHRVERLLLENPLYAEALEGMETAEQETSDLTRVSNELRQRLQKRIEDDKTRRLPRWISALAASIALVMGIGLFLWLPETPEEEQAVEVFRQPPALEKAVAPADQRPSRRPAPLPPASLQTKRPTLAREAASPRDSLPMPRQDWLANSGKLGHVQEPVAITGPASVPALSRKITESAVDSIQQPAVSGFVVGDDNLPLPGVVVLFKNSQRATITDTAGRFRLTQRPKDDSLQISFIGYQMKTIRVDDLPPSSVVRLQPDTAVLSEVVIVGYGVQKEQVRSNRAFGANPAKIVAPRAPAGFEEYLTKNRQLPPEAKEKGISGTVRVRFRVETNGTVRQFSVVQSLGNGCDEEAIRLIQEGPRWQPALRKGKPFAAFTEHEIVF
- a CDS encoding RNA polymerase sigma factor, with translation MFFKRFRKPIPVTDAEYLSAYKTTGDLNVLGALYERYMELVYAVCFNYLRDEEESKDAVMHLFEQLITDLRKYEIQNFKSWLHSTARNHCLMHLRQRKMIAGGVNEEAEAETLPMPLTSWPESDGLELETKLTHLDGCLQTLSEEQRTSITLFYLNQKTYADIAELTGYELKNIKSHLQNGRRNLKICMDKRHD